The window TTTCTTCCACCTCTCCTCACCACTCCACCCCAACCTGGAGATATGTACACTGCAACTGTGCTCAGCACGAGCGGCTCAAGACCAATAACTCCTGTCCAAGAGCTCCTGTTTTGTGTGTACCAGCTGCTTCTTCCCAGAATAAGCAAGCCACATATTTGGGCAGGGCGTATAAAAAGGTATTCCCCgagtctcttaatactttttctttttgtctttaTCACGTTTGATAACACATGCTTTTACtggttaatatttttaattttgcattcttactaaatataaaaacttcaccataCTCATGAGaatgaatccaacaagatcactcatgactatatttgattatatagatttcatgtaaattagtaatttgctTCAttttatgaacagtcccgacatattaAACAAGAAAAGTAATTAGAGACGGAGTGAGCAGTAATTAATATGCTATTTGCATTGAGAATACAAGAAAATAGAACAGGTACCTTACAATGCATGAGAAAAGGACACAACTAAAAACGAGGTGATGACTTGGCCTACGTTAGGCAATTTGGTAAGGTCGGATGAACAACATGCAGTAAATTGATTGCTTTCCTGGATACATCATTGGATGATCAGATTGCATATTGTTATGCAATCAGGCTGCTTTCACATCGGAACACTATCTGTTActcgtactccctccgtccccctgaattcTATATATTGGCGGGCGGAGAAGTGTGTGAATCCTCctgtaaaatatagttgtatgattttaaatttttattcagaaagagaaaattttaaaaataagttatagaactatatattttttacgaGCATTAGAGGGCATGCCGAGCAATGAAAGAAAAACGTATAGAtttgagtgggacggagggagtatggaTCAACCAGGTGGATGTCAGTGTTCATATGCTGCCGGTCCACTTAAAAGCTACCTTGAAAACCTTTCTCAACTTCAGTCACTTCTTTACCAGTTTTTACAAGTAAACACTCCCTCTATGACTTGAACTGAGATAAGAAAACTGCCTTGTCAATAAAATAACTGTAATACAGTGAATGATtagttttttttcttcaaaagtgttCCCTAGTTAGTCTGTTATTTAGCTTTTAAGTGAAGTGTAACAAAAAGTAGTCATGTAAATAGAAATCacgaaatataaaaaataagagaACAGAATATATGACTAAGAAACACTCCATTGCATCTATTCAGTCAGTTCACTTACTTATGTTCTTCCCTCTGGCCTCTGCTCCTAAACTAGACCACTTATTATAGTATTCAGCCACTAGCACTTGTTAACGAGGCTCAACCATGATTGTCGGATCTCGCGATCAAGATTGGGTGCAATGGCACGTGGTATAGCATCATATAACATGCAGCTGATCCTGAATCTACtccaaaatataataaacaagAGGCTTACAGTTAACTGATGATACTATATGAAGTTGCCATTGACTTTACTATGtctatatatatctgtgtgtgctCTAGGCCTAATAGTAATCATCCCATTTCTAGATCTTCCCCTCGCCCAAAATGATTTCTGTATATGAGTTGTGTAGTGGCAAGTCTAGGTATGGTGGGCACACATTAAAATTGAAAGAGGATGATATTGGTGGAGAGGATGCAAACTGCATTGGTTGCGAGAAATCAATAATAGGCTCTCCTACATATATCTGCAGTGTTAGTCATGATGATCTTGATTGTCGAGGATTCTACTTGCACAAGAGCTGTGCAGAATTGTCCATACGAGATGACTACCATGGACACCCGCTAAGACTAATTGAAGAGGAGGACGATATTAAGGGAGGGGATTCTGCATGCTTTGTTTGCAACAAACAAATTGTAGCAGGCTTTCCTACATATACTTGCATTCATGATGTCGATGTTGATTGTCAAAATTTCTACCTCCACAAGACTTGTACAGAATTCCCCTTGCAGCTGAACCACCATAAGCACAACAAGCACTCCCTTGCTTTTCTGCCAGCTCCTGATTGCGTTTGTGATGTTTGTTTTCATGCTTTAAAGTTTGCTTATGCGTGTGATGATTGTAAGTTTCATGTGTGTGTGTTCTGTGCTTTCGAACAGAGAGTGCTTAGTCATCAAGGTCATCCGGAGCACGCACTGACATTGATCAAGAGGGAATCCTTGTTCACCTGTGATGCTTGTTACGAGGAAGCCAAAGAGTCTTCGTATTTGTGCCTCACCTGTGACTTCTGGATCCACAAGACTTGTGCTCTTTCCCCTTCCACTATTCAAGCTTctaatcaccaccaccaccctcTCACTCTTGTCTACTCTATACCTGATATTCATCGCTATTTTGTCCGCTCCTGCAACATCTGCAACAAAGTAGTTCATCCAAATTTCTGGGTCTATTATTGCCAGAAATGCACATACTTTGCGCACATCAAATGTGCCACATCCTCGGTTATAATGTGAGTACCCTTTCTTATTTTGATTCTTTGTTATATAGACCaattatttcataatttatcaCGAGCTTCATGTCTGACGATTATCAGctctaatataaattatttatatccaGAAATGAGATTGAAGCAGAGGACATTGATAATGAACTTGCTTTGGTCCAATTTCCTTTGCCTAGCAAGGAGTCACTGTTTGATCTTATCATCACCCAGTATTACCAAGGTGAAAGCTTTATCACTTGGTCAAGAAGGCTCTATAATCCTCTTACTCTTATTTTCGAGCACTGGAGTCACCCTGATCATCCATTACAAAAGCTCCGTTTTAGTGTTTCTGAGGATGACGacgatgacagtgatgatgatgcagCCTTGTTGATATGCGATGGGTGCATTCAGCCCATAACACTTTCTCATCCATCTTACTATGCTTGTATCCAATGTGGTTACTTTCTCCACTCCTTTTGTGCGACCAAGTTGCCACCAGAGTTGCCTGCAGGAGCCTCCCCGTTTCACCCTCAACATTCGCTCGTGCTGTGGAAGAGGAGCATTTCGGCCTTTGGTCTTGTGACATGTGGAGCATGCGCCAGCGAAACGAATGGATTCTTCTATCACTGTAAGACTTGTGATATTAGAGTTGATATCCGTTGTGCATTCTTACCCACCAGGATTAAACATATATCTCACAAGCACTCTCTTGTTCAGCGTCCATTTTCTGAACCCATGTGTAGCATAAGTAAGATTACAATTACAGGTGGCCTGGTATATGGGTGTGAAACTTGCAGTGACGTACATATTAGTATACTTTGTGTATTTTTGCCAAGCATTGTCAAACACAGGTTTGATAGTCACCCGATAACGTTGAGACTTCCTCCATTTTTCTACGAAGGAGTTTTCTACTGTGAATTATGCGAAGAACAAGTTAACAATCAATGGCCACTCTATCACTGCGATGAATCGgatcattcttttcattttaactgctttgaTCTTCTTCCGAACATTAAATTTGGAGGGACCATTGAACTTGATATTGACCATCGGCCGCACACATTTACATTTGTTTTAGAGAGGCCTAAGAAAAAAGGCTTCCTATACAAGTGTAGCAATTGTGCTGACTCCTATGAATTTGGTGTATTTTTTAGATGTGACGGGTGTGGATATCTTGCCTGCTATGGATGTGTCAATAAGGTGCTGGGCGGAACTTCACCCAATGAATTTGTAATTCCCGAATAGAAAAGTTATTGCATTGTACTATtagttcttttttcttcttctttaagCTTGTCTGTGTTATTCTATACTTACAAGACTTGTCATATTATTTCCTTTAAATCCATTGTGCATTCTTATAGTAATTACATATTCTTACAAGGGAACCTGAGTCGGTCTATCGTCAGATGACATTGTAATCCCTTTTCATCTATAACTAGAAAGGGATactatgatttttattttcatattaaaagttttaaaagtttttacGGCTTCTGATGCCAACTAGAAAGTTCTCATGTTATTCGGCAGTTCAGCGTTTTGAGAAATTGCTAAAGCTTTCTGCAGCACTTATAATTTGGAAACTTTGAGAAATATTAGTGAACTGAGTATTTTATAGATCGAACTAATGGTTTGTTACCCAGGTATTTTAATGATTC of the Daucus carota subsp. sativus chromosome 4, DH1 v3.0, whole genome shotgun sequence genome contains:
- the LOC135152244 gene encoding uncharacterized protein LOC135152244, which codes for MISVYELCSGKSRYGGHTLKLKEDDIGGEDANCIGCEKSIIGSPTYICSVSHDDLDCRGFYLHKSCAELSIRDDYHGHPLRLIEEEDDIKGGDSACFVCNKQIVAGFPTYTCIHDVDVDCQNFYLHKTCTEFPLQLNHHKHNKHSLAFLPAPDCVCDVCFHALKFAYACDDCKFHVCVFCAFEQRVLSHQGHPEHALTLIKRESLFTCDACYEEAKESSYLCLTCDFWIHKTCALSPSTIQASNHHHHPLTLVYSIPDIHRYFVRSCNICNKVVHPNFWVYYCQKCTYFAHIKCATSSVIINEIEAEDIDNELALVQFPLPSKESLFDLIITQYYQGESFITWSRRLYNPLTLIFEHWSHPDHPLQKLRFSVSEDDDDDSDDDAALLICDGCIQPITLSHPSYYACIQCGYFLHSFCATKLPPELPAGASPFHPQHSLVLWKRSISAFGLVTCGACASETNGFFYHCKTCDIRVDIRCAFLPTRIKHISHKHSLVQRPFSEPMCSISKITITGGLVYGCETCSDVHISILCVFLPSIVKHRFDSHPITLRLPPFFYEGVFYCELCEEQVNNQWPLYHCDESDHSFHFNCFDLLPNIKFGGTIELDIDHRPHTFTFVLERPKKKGFLYKCSNCADSYEFGVFFRCDGCGYLACYGCVNKVLGGTSPNEFVIPE